A segment of the Candidatus Brevundimonas phytovorans genome:
AGGCGCGCCGGCGCTGACCCTCTATTCCGCCAACCTCTGGGCCTGGAACACCGACGTCGAGGCCATCACCCGCTCCATCCGTGAGGCGAACCCCGACATCGTGGTTCTGGTCGAACTGGGCGACGCGCCCTCGGCTCAGTTGGATCGCGTGCTCGCTGGCTACCCGCATCGCGTGCTGAACGCCCGCGTGGACCGGCCCAGCGGCGCCGCCCGCGCCGCCATCGCCTCGCGCTATCCCCTGACCGCCATCGCCGACCGGCCCGATGGCCTGGTCTCGGTCGCCGCGACCGCCCAGACCCCGCTCGGCCCCGTCAACATCGTCGGCGCCCACCTGACCCGGCCCTGGCCCTTCCAGCCTCAGTGGGGCCAGATTCATCAGGCCGCAGCGCTCGCCGCCATTCGCCGCGACCTGACCGGCCCGGTCATCGCAGCGGGCGATTTCAACAGCGTCTCCAGCGCCCGCATCGGCCGTCAGATCCAGGCCGAGGCCGGCCTGATCCCCGCCCCCGGCTGGCCCGGCACCTGGCCCGCGGCGGTTCCGTCGGCCGCCGCCATGACCATCGACCAGGTCTGGCGCTCTCCCGACCTGGCCCTGCTGGAACGCAAGCTGGGCCGCAAGACCGGCTCGGACCACCGCCCCGTCATCACCCGCTTCACACTGGCGGCAGAAGCGCCCTGAGCCGTTCTTCGTGGCCGTGGCCGGGGAAATCGTCCGCGATCCAGCCAGCCTCAAAGGCCTTGAGCACCCGCCCCGTCTCCGGCCCCGGCTTCAGCCCCAGCTTCGCCAGATCGCGCCCGCCGACAGGCAGCAACGGTCGCGACCAGTCCTGCGCCAAGGCCAGCAGTCGCCGCGCGTCCTCGGCCTTGCCGCCCGCCGCCCAGGCGCGCATGACGCGGTCCTCGAAGGCCTGACGCCCGTCGCGATAGATCAGCGCGCGCGCTTGCGGGTCCGTCAGCCCCGTCGTCCCCTCGCCGCCGACCGCCGCGACCAGTCGGTCGCGCTGGGCGTTCGACAGACGCAGAGCGCGCGCAATCTCAGCCACCCGCGCAGGATCAGCGGGCAATAAGGCCGACAGCCGCAGCACCGCATCGCCGCTCAGGTCCACCATCGCCTCGAACAGGGCCAGGTCAGCAGGTCCCGACAGCACCCGCCCCAGCACGCTCGCTTCAGCCATCAGCCGCACCGCCGGGCGCGGATCGGGCGCGGCCAGCAGCTTCAGCAGTTCCTTGGACACCCGCTCCGCCGACAACTGCTCGACGCCCTCGGCCAAGGCCGCACAGGCCGCCACCGCCGCCGCATCCGGCGCGCCGCGCCCGTACCAGGCGTAAAAGCGATAGAAGCGCAGGATGCGCAGGTAGTCCTCGCGGATGCGCCCCTCCGGCGCGCCCACAAAGACGATCCGCCCGGCCATCGCATCATCAACCCCCTGCCCCGTCGGGTCGAGAATGACGCCGTCCGCGTCGGCATAGAGGGCGTTCAGACGGAAATCCCGCCGCCCCGCGTCCTCGGCCCAATCCGTGGTGAAGGCCACCGTGGCGCGCCGCCCGTCCGTCGAGACGTCGCGGCGCAGGGTGGTGATCTCGAACGGCTGGCGCTCCGAAATCGCCGTCACCGTCCCGTGCTCGATGCCCGTTGGAACCGAACGCAGGCCCGCCGCCTTCAGCGCCGCCACCACGGCGTCAGGCGTCAGGGTCGTGGCGATGTCGATGTCGTCGATGGGCACGCCGATCAGGGCGTTGCGCACGCAGCCGCCGACAAACCGCGCGCAATCCGCCCCGCCCGCCGCCGCCAGCGCCGTCATCACGGCTCGCGTAGTCGGGGCGGTCAGCCAGTCCTGCCCTTGCAGCCTGTGGCTCACGCCGCGTCCTCGGCCGCCGCCGACAGGGGCTCGACCTCGTCGCCGTACAGCCGCCCGAACAGCCCCTTCAGAATGCCCGCCGTCACGCCCCAGATGTAACGTTCCTCGAACGGCATGGCCCAGAACCAGCGCCGTGCGCCGCCCTCGGGGTCATAATAGTCTCGGCGGTGATTGACCGGGTCCATCAGAAAGTCCCACGGCACCTCGAACACCTCGGCCACCTCGTCCGGCGAGGGCGTGACCGACGGCGGCGCCGTCAGCCAGCCGACCACCGGCGTGACCAGAAACCCCGTCCCCGTCTCGTAGGGATCGCCCAGCCCCAGCAGTTCGACCACGTTCGGCTCCAACGCCACCTCTTCGAAGGCTTCGCGCAGGGCCGCCTGTCCCGCCGTCTCGCCGGGGTCCAGCCGCCCGCCGGGAAAGGCGATCTGGCCGGTGTGACTGGCCAGGCTGTCCGAACGGCGCGTCATCAACACCATTGGCCCGTCGTCATGCATGATGATCGGCACCAGGACGGCGGCGGGCCGCAGTTCGCGCGCCGCACGCGCCATGTCGGGGTTCAGATCATAGTCCGAACGGATCGCCGTCCGCTCCGGCGTCCACGTCTCGACCGGGTCGAGATGGGCCAGCAGCCGCTTCTTCAAACTCTCGC
Coding sequences within it:
- a CDS encoding CoA pyrophosphatase; the encoded protein is MSCESLKKRLLAHLDPVETWTPERTAIRSDYDLNPDMARAARELRPAAVLVPIIMHDDGPMVLMTRRSDSLASHTGQIAFPGGRLDPGETAGQAALREAFEEVALEPNVVELLGLGDPYETGTGFLVTPVVGWLTAPPSVTPSPDEVAEVFEVPWDFLMDPVNHRRDYYDPEGGARRWFWAMPFEERYIWGVTAGILKGLFGRLYGDEVEPLSAAAEDAA
- a CDS encoding endonuclease/exonuclease/phosphatase family protein: MISPLKAVIHLALLGLLAAPAVIALSALSRFDHRWTDLLAQFAAPALAVTLLLTLASALLRVRPAMIAGLGVTVLLILAAWPQWFPRGGALPREGAPALTLYSANLWAWNTDVEAITRSIREANPDIVVLVELGDAPSAQLDRVLAGYPHRVLNARVDRPSGAARAAIASRYPLTAIADRPDGLVSVAATAQTPLGPVNIVGAHLTRPWPFQPQWGQIHQAAALAAIRRDLTGPVIAAGDFNSVSSARIGRQIQAEAGLIPAPGWPGTWPAAVPSAAAMTIDQVWRSPDLALLERKLGRKTGSDHRPVITRFTLAAEAP
- a CDS encoding CCA tRNA nucleotidyltransferase; this translates as MSHRLQGQDWLTAPTTRAVMTALAAAGGADCARFVGGCVRNALIGVPIDDIDIATTLTPDAVVAALKAAGLRSVPTGIEHGTVTAISERQPFEITTLRRDVSTDGRRATVAFTTDWAEDAGRRDFRLNALYADADGVILDPTGQGVDDAMAGRIVFVGAPEGRIREDYLRILRFYRFYAWYGRGAPDAAAVAACAALAEGVEQLSAERVSKELLKLLAAPDPRPAVRLMAEASVLGRVLSGPADLALFEAMVDLSGDAVLRLSALLPADPARVAEIARALRLSNAQRDRLVAAVGGEGTTGLTDPQARALIYRDGRQAFEDRVMRAWAAGGKAEDARRLLALAQDWSRPLLPVGGRDLAKLGLKPGPETGRVLKAFEAGWIADDFPGHGHEERLRALLPPV